The nucleotide sequence CTCGCGAAAAAACCAGTAGGGGTAAGCTTCCTTTTCAAACATTTAAGTTTCTGAAAAACAACAAGAGAACGATAAATAAACATCAAGCTACAGTTGATGCTCACGTAAGTACGATTCAtcagtagatcttcatgaagttaGTCTGAAAATACTGAACAGCTCAAACAAGGCTATGTAAAACTGTAATCAGGATCTTTGCCACCGTAAAAATGGTCAAATTAGTATGACTTGCAGTTCAAATTACTGTGACCTTGTAGGAATGACAGGAATTGAGAAGGCTATGGTTCAAAATTGCTGTAGCATGGAGAATTACTGTAAAATAATACAGAAAAACACTGTAAAAAACTTGGAGACTATGGTCCAAAATTACATAACTTTGCAGGAGAATTACATTTCTTACACTGAATAATACAGAAAAACACTATAACTTGGAGCAGCAAACAGCTTAGAGGCTATGTTTCAAAATTACTATAACTTGGCAACAGAATTACATTTCTTGTTGAGCTGTAAATAATACAGAAGAGGCACTGTAAACAAACAACAATGGTGTAGTATCGAACTGCAATCTGCAAACAACTTGGAGACTATTTCAAAGTTactataactttgcatgagaatTGCATTTCTTGTTACACTAAAAATAATACAGAAGATGCACTGTAATAAAACAGTAGTTTAGTTCCAACTGGAAGCAGCAACAGACTCATGTAAAACACTAGGGAAAAAACAACTGAACTAAAGGCTATGGTTCAAAGTTACTACAGCTTTGCGGGAGAATTACATTTTTTTGACACTGTAAATAATACACAAAATGACTGCAAAATACAAATAGTTGTTTAGATCAACTGGGAGCAGCAAACAAAATTCAGGGGGAAAACAGTCTGGAAGAACTATGGTTCAAAAATTACTGTGGCCTTGCTTAGGAACTACATATATTTTACACTGTAAATGATACAGAAAATGCACTGTAACAAAAAGAAAGTTAAACCTTCAAGGAGCATTGGGAATTGTAACAAAGAACAGTTAAACCTTGGTGGAATCTTGAAAATTACAGTAGCCTTGCTGGAAAAATATAATAATGTGATAGTGTAATTATGCTTAATGTAAGAAAAGTAGTTATTAAACAACCAATTAGAACATGCACAGGTAATGCAAGCAATAACCACTACACACAAAACAAAGTAACACTAAGTAACCACCTAATTTATCAAGGATTAAAGAGATACTCTCAGACTGAAATTCCTTCATCAGGTACAACAAAATAACTTTAAAATGGTATGGATATTGACCTAAACATAACTTACAGAGACAGCTCACCAAATTTACAGCAGAATAACTGAAACAAATTGCAGAGCAGTAACCACTAAAAATTTCAAGACATGGAGCAAGATATAAGAAATAATAACCTTAACAACGACGATATATTGCAGACAATTCACTATAATTGCCCCAACATTACACATGCTCAAGCACAAAGTCTGATGCAAAACACAAGGATGGGTACAGAAAAACGCAACAACAACGTAGAATTGGAGGACCATAGCTCACAGATTCAACAAAGCACATCCACCAGCGTGCTCACAGAATTGGAGGGCCATAGCTGATAGCTCACAGATCTAGAAAATAAAGTaatggatgaagaagaagaacaacatcAGATCGCTGGAAGAGAAAATTCCAATCACCAGCGAGCAGAGCACAGATATCTTCAAGCAAGGGATCCTTCCAGCAGATTCACAAAACAAGGCTTAAACATGAACAACCTAGGATAGGACAGGTGAGAGCTCACAAAATCCACAAATCACATCCGTCGAGATCTAGAAAAAAGACTAAGAAATGGAGGGGGGAGAACAACAGATGCAAACCACTTGGAAGAGCTCCTCTAACCACCAGTGGGCCCATAGCAGCAACCGAATGCTCAAGCAACGAGAGAAGGAGAACTCTGAATGGAAATCACTACTGTCTCTCTCTCCCCTACTTCTGCTTGAACAATCACTGATGAAAGGGGGGAACGGGCACCGACATGGGTTAACGGGCAGACTACAAACAAAACAGCGCGCGCTATAAACAAATAACCAAAGGAGCACGCACAAATCGCTGCACAATGATCAGACGGACACAAAATCCGACTGAAACGAATTGTTTTCAGTCGGATGAAAATTAGCAAAACCGTATGTTAAACCTATACGCTATGTGATGTGTACTGAAAAAAAATGTGACAAGCAACTAAGAAGTATTCAAAAAATGAAGTGTATACTTGTTTGATTCAACAGTATGAGAGCAATACTTGTACATTTGTGTCGCAACAAGCAGGACATTTGATCAACTGTACACCTACATGGCTCGAGCTTCTTAAATCTGTAGCAGTTAAGATCATCAGGGCAAAGCGGTTGCGCTACCTCAAGCACATGGAGCGGCTACAGCAGCCTGCAAGCAAATTCCCGGCAAACGTCGAGGACATACGCCCGTCCATGACCAGACGAAGGAAGCTTTTCAAGGTTAAAATTGCTTCCCAACCGATGCCAGCTTCCTCTGGTTGCTCAATCATCAAACTTGTTGCAATTTGGCGCAGACTCAGTGAGCTGCCTCTGGAACCGGAAACATGCCCGTTCTGCTCACCTTGTAGTGACTGAACATGGTGGGAATCCAGAATTGGAAACTATGATAAACCATGTCATATATGAAAGCGACGGATTCTGCCCCTAGGAAGGTAACCCAAGTCAGGTATGGGTTGCATAGCACTCCTTGCTCATCCAACATCCTAGCGAACTGTACTGGCTCAATATACTCCCCGCCGGAAAAGCAGATATGAAACACAAAGGATGCCGAATTCGCCACTTGCCCATGGCCAGTGGCGAAGACCATAGCAATAGTGCATCTTATCTTTTCATCGAGCCTTAGTTGCATGTTTGAATAGCAGAACTGAGGATCACGATTGAACGGACCCTTTCGAAGAGGCGGGTCAAAGAGGACTTTGACAGTAACGACAGTGAAATTGTTCTCAATCAACCTTCCAAATTGGCCGGCAACCTCATCAAAGTTTTTACCCCAGACATGCAAAATGCTGATTGAAGGATCCCAGGCTATTCTCGCAGTGCACACTGATGGTTCGCTTTGAAACAAGCCGCAAAGTACTCCCCTGAGCACCTTCTGATCTCCCAGCAACCTTCGCATTGCAAAGTAGCACCTGAGGGTCAGCGCCGCATCTGACCCTGCATGATGTCTTGTTCCACTTCTAGAGAGGCCCAACATGTCAGCAAGGTCATCTAACTTCCCGCAGAAATCTGGTGCCCAAACCATGGCAAGAACTCTCGTGTCGACCAATGCAGGAAAAGTGTTGCTGATATCCAGAAGAAAGTCGAGCCGCCTTGCAGGCATTGGAGCACCTTGGTAGATTAGAAGTGCGATGTCCGCATCTCCCTGGTACGTGACAACAGTCACAGATCGTCTTGCAAATATGCTGTGGAGCTCATAGACCCACTGGAAGAAGTCAGTTGGCATAATACCATACTGCCTGTGCTTTTCAAGGTCATGCCGGCACTTCTTCTCCAAAAACAGCAGAGTGCTCGGATTATACTGGTTTGATTTGGAGTCAAAGAAGAGATTGAATTCCCATACCCTGATCGGTTCTATGTTCTCTGCGTCGGCGTCGGCGAACGTCACCGCGACCCCGACCTGTACCAAATCCGCAGTCCCTGCAGTAGCCTGCAGCTGGCTGTACCACTCGTCACCGTTCTGTGGCTGTTCCAATCTAAGCAGGCACTTGGTTGCATACTCTGTGTCTATAGCAATGGTCATGGTACCTGGGAGATCCAAGA is from Triticum aestivum cultivar Chinese Spring chromosome 3A, IWGSC CS RefSeq v2.1, whole genome shotgun sequence and encodes:
- the LOC123063237 gene encoding uncharacterized protein; the protein is MEPAGLAAGDLGEPVGRDGDGGPQGEAIVEGGAVRRGTGVRASGAGEMTNRNAPGHDAKTSDTEEMSCVINAGKTSKAEAPRHDAKAGDTEDMSGAINARKTSKAEAPRHDAKAGDTKEMSGAINARKTSKAEAPRHDAEKELPRASEAGKTSNAVAPGHYIKALDTEKVLPRGSDAGGTSKAIALGQDFKVATAEEMPRAATDVCSVWRENWEESLQSMSGFLDLPGTMTIAIDTEYATKCLLRLEQPQNGDEWYSQLQATAGTADLVQVGVAVTFADADAENIEPIRVWEFNLFFDSKSNQYNPSTLLFLEKKCRHDLEKHRQYGIMPTDFFQWVYELHSIFARRSVTVVTYQGDADIALLIYQGAPMPARRLDFLLDISNTFPALVDTRVLAMVWAPDFCGKLDDLADMLGLSRSGTRHHAGSDAALTLRCYFAMRRLLGDQKVLRGVLCGLFQSEPSVCTARIAWDPSISILHVWGKNFDEVAGQFGRLIENNFTVVTVKVLFDPPLRKGPFNRDPQFCYSNMQLRLDEKIRCTIAMVFATGHGQVANSASFVFHICFSGGEYIEPVQFARMLDEQGVLCNPYLTWVTFLGAESVAFIYDMVYHSFQFWIPTMFSHYKVSRTGMFPVPEAAH